The proteins below are encoded in one region of Nitrospira sp.:
- a CDS encoding helix-turn-helix domain-containing protein translates to MKSSAQADRPTTQVLNRLKAVRTERALSQGELANRAGITRQAVSSIESNLYLPATTVALQLASVLACRVEDLFSLTPAEEFMEGTFIAHLPPYGTVHPRSARVKVSTVGTHTFVRPLSELGDQLSFAVQADGFLTEPDDTLSGTTVRVTLSRDREAIRQEISVAGCDPAIFLLGEHLRRQKEQTSVVGWTMGSMAALRALQRGEVHVAGMHLFDQGSGESNMPFLRRTLKGSGHEVVTFASWEEGLLVRPGNPLSIRTAADLAQPAVRLVNREEGSGARLLLDQRLRTSGIRPKQIRGYDLRASTHFEVARTIVTGQADVGIGIRSAAQLFALDFIPLQTARYDLVVPKTYLKSHPTLTHLFETLVSRRFRSEVDALGGYDTSETGKVHPLHAD, encoded by the coding sequence ATGAAGTCTTCGGCACAAGCTGATAGGCCTACTACTCAGGTTTTGAATCGCCTCAAGGCCGTGCGTACAGAACGAGCCCTTTCTCAGGGGGAACTCGCCAATCGAGCAGGCATCACCCGACAGGCTGTCTCGTCCATCGAATCCAATCTCTACTTACCGGCGACCACCGTTGCCCTTCAGTTGGCCTCTGTCTTGGCTTGTCGCGTGGAGGATCTGTTCAGCCTTACCCCCGCAGAAGAATTCATGGAAGGCACGTTCATCGCCCATCTCCCTCCTTATGGAACGGTACACCCCCGTTCAGCCCGCGTGAAAGTCTCAACCGTCGGGACACACACCTTTGTGCGGCCCCTGAGCGAACTGGGCGACCAACTCTCCTTCGCAGTTCAGGCCGACGGGTTCTTGACTGAACCAGACGACACCTTGTCTGGTACCACTGTCCGTGTGACGCTTTCCCGTGACCGTGAGGCGATCCGTCAGGAAATTTCCGTGGCTGGGTGCGATCCAGCCATTTTTCTGCTTGGTGAACACCTGCGACGACAGAAGGAACAGACCTCTGTGGTGGGTTGGACCATGGGAAGCATGGCTGCGCTCCGAGCCTTGCAGCGTGGTGAAGTACACGTGGCCGGCATGCATCTGTTCGATCAGGGGAGCGGGGAATCCAACATGCCGTTCCTGAGGCGAACCTTGAAGGGCTCCGGTCATGAAGTGGTGACCTTCGCAAGCTGGGAAGAAGGACTCCTCGTTCGTCCTGGCAATCCGTTATCGATTCGCACCGCCGCCGATCTGGCTCAACCCGCCGTGAGACTGGTCAATCGTGAAGAGGGGTCTGGAGCGCGTCTTCTCTTGGATCAACGACTCCGAACTTCCGGTATCAGACCCAAGCAGATCCGGGGGTACGACCTCCGTGCCTCGACACATTTCGAAGTCGCGAGGACGATTGTAACGGGCCAGGCGGACGTTGGAATCGGAATCCGGTCTGCGGCGCAACTCTTCGCCCTCGACTTCATTCCATTGCAAACGGCCCGGTACGATCTGGTCGTCCCCAAAACCTATCTGAAGTCCCACCCCACCCTGACACACCTGTTTGAAACGCTTGTCAGCCGTCGGTTTCGAAGCGAGGTCGACGCATTAGGCGGGTACGACACCAGCGAAACCGGAAAGGTCCATCCGCTCCACGCAGATTGA
- a CDS encoding metal-dependent hydrolase produces MASAFSHAFVALALGKASLHPIMTWQVLCLGMACSIVPDLDVIGLSFGIRYGDLWGHRGMTHSLFFAGLLSAVLVMLWHRQHSTSAKARLFVYFFLCTASHGVLDAMTDGGLGVAFFSPFDTTRYFFAVRPVAVSPIGLGAFFTSDAFRVLASEIIWIWLPTSGAWVLIHSLQRIRSQSPIEPRS; encoded by the coding sequence ATGGCATCGGCATTTTCCCACGCGTTCGTGGCCCTGGCATTGGGAAAGGCCTCCCTCCATCCGATCATGACCTGGCAGGTCTTGTGTCTTGGCATGGCCTGCTCGATTGTCCCGGATCTCGACGTCATTGGCTTGTCCTTTGGTATTCGTTACGGCGATCTCTGGGGTCACCGCGGCATGACCCATTCACTTTTCTTCGCCGGCCTCCTGAGTGCCGTGCTTGTAATGCTGTGGCACCGGCAACACTCGACTTCGGCGAAGGCCAGACTCTTTGTCTATTTCTTCCTCTGCACCGCTTCCCATGGCGTGCTGGACGCGATGACCGACGGAGGCTTAGGCGTGGCATTTTTCTCACCGTTCGATACCACCAGATATTTCTTTGCCGTTCGGCCGGTGGCCGTGTCTCCGATCGGACTCGGTGCGTTTTTCACCTCCGATGCGTTCCGGGTGCTTGCCAGTGAGATCATATGGATCTGGCTCCCAACCAGTGGAGCATGGGTTCTAATCCACTCGCTGCAGCGTATTCGGTCACAGTCACCAATCGAACCTCGCTCTTAA
- the trmL gene encoding tRNA (uridine(34)/cytosine(34)/5-carboxymethylaminomethyluridine(34)-2'-O)-methyltransferase TrmL: MFDVILYQPEIPPNTGNIIRLCANTGVRLHLVKPLGFSLDDKQLLRAGLDYHEFATLAVYENWTECANHLKAHRLFAVSTRNTQRYDHVAYMEGDAFLFGPETRGLPAALLESFSVERRIRVPMVPESRSLNLSNAVAVVVYEAWRQVGFKNGL; the protein is encoded by the coding sequence ATGTTCGACGTCATTCTCTATCAACCGGAGATTCCTCCCAACACCGGCAATATCATCCGTCTCTGCGCCAACACCGGCGTGAGGCTACACCTCGTCAAGCCGTTAGGATTCTCGCTGGATGACAAACAACTGCTGCGCGCGGGGCTGGACTACCACGAGTTTGCCACGCTTGCCGTCTACGAGAATTGGACTGAGTGTGCGAACCACCTCAAGGCTCACCGCCTTTTCGCCGTCTCGACTCGCAACACGCAGCGCTATGATCACGTCGCCTATATGGAAGGTGACGCGTTTCTATTCGGTCCTGAAACACGTGGCCTCCCGGCCGCACTGCTTGAATCGTTTTCGGTGGAACGGCGCATCCGTGTGCCGATGGTCCCTGAGAGCCGAAGCCTCAACCTTTCAAATGCCGTTGCGGTGGTCGTATACGAGGCGTGGCGGCAAGTTGGATTTAAGAACGGACTCTAA
- the galE gene encoding UDP-glucose 4-epimerase GalE, translated as MILVTGGAGYIGSHTCVELLQAGYDITVFDNFCNSHPESLERVQRITGKQLRLIQGDIRDQATLVTALRESRAQAVIHFAGLKAVGESVQQPLSYYDNNVVGSLRLLEAMDICGIKTLVFSSSATVYGNPQRLPLTEDHPLSATNPYGQTKLTVEHILRDLQGSDAAWHIGILRYFNPVGAHKSGLIGEDPQGTPNNLMPFVAQVAVGLRPHLNIFGDDYPTSDGTGVRDYIHVMDLAIGHLKALEALGQWTYPGECLTVNLGTGTGYSVLEIVQAFEQSSGKKVVYKVAPRRPGDIATCYADPGKATTLLGWRAERTLADMCADAWRWQSLNPQGYKPHHS; from the coding sequence ATGATTCTTGTCACCGGTGGTGCTGGATATATCGGTTCCCATACCTGCGTCGAGTTACTCCAGGCGGGATACGACATTACCGTGTTCGACAATTTCTGCAACAGCCATCCAGAGTCGCTTGAGCGAGTGCAACGGATCACCGGAAAGCAACTCCGTTTGATCCAAGGCGACATCCGTGACCAGGCCACGCTGGTGACGGCGCTACGAGAAAGCCGCGCACAGGCAGTCATCCATTTTGCCGGACTCAAGGCAGTTGGTGAATCGGTTCAGCAGCCGCTGTCCTACTACGACAACAATGTGGTCGGCTCGTTACGGTTGTTAGAGGCTATGGACATCTGCGGAATCAAGACACTGGTCTTCAGCTCCTCCGCGACGGTATATGGCAATCCTCAACGGCTACCGCTAACGGAAGATCATCCATTGTCGGCTACCAATCCCTACGGGCAAACCAAGCTCACAGTGGAGCACATACTGCGTGATCTGCAGGGCAGCGACGCCGCATGGCACATTGGGATTCTCCGCTATTTCAATCCGGTCGGTGCACACAAAAGCGGGCTGATCGGCGAAGATCCTCAGGGCACACCGAACAACTTGATGCCCTTCGTCGCGCAGGTGGCGGTTGGCCTTCGTCCGCATCTGAACATTTTCGGCGATGATTACCCCACCTCCGACGGGACCGGGGTGCGCGATTACATTCACGTCATGGACTTGGCCATCGGACACCTCAAGGCATTGGAAGCGCTCGGACAATGGACATACCCAGGGGAATGCCTGACCGTCAATCTGGGGACCGGGACCGGCTACAGCGTGCTAGAAATTGTGCAGGCCTTCGAGCAGAGCAGCGGCAAGAAAGTGGTGTACAAGGTTGCGCCTCGCAGACCCGGCGATATTGCAACCTGCTACGCCGATCCCGGCAAAGCCACTACCCTACTCGGATGGCGGGCTGAGCGTACTCTCGCCGACATGTGCGCCGACGCCTGGCGTTGGCAAAGCCTCAATCCGCAAGGGTACAAGCCTCATCATTCATAG
- a CDS encoding tetratricopeptide repeat protein encodes MMASFERQDSVGQPRSRHGVVVVSLALLMVALTIGVEAEERPELSVERLTEEVRVAWDNGAVTAGLELLEQGIQDYPDASALHKLRGDILSTVRDPNEAVQAYDRALAAEPMAVDVHWAKWGLLVRWGRMQEAIAELQRIARIEATNPLIHWRLALELRKMDRLEESLESYKRAVELMPDLLGWRLALARARFDVLDYVGADADLQYVLQHVTPGSPLELPAKNQLAQLYESMDRGRRFKRVLTPDATADQLKEWASLRSDAWKLFEAGRYNQVEPVYRKLLDLNPSDPVATYQLGLTLMQLDRCEEAVDVFGNMSNLNPKEDDYADTLYRMGQCYVELERWEEAFMHFQILYDAAVEFEEANRGIAFPAGTRVLAKDKIARWLDKVTPHVPELVKLKEEEAKREKELKARGSPVSEEAFYAKVLEKMKPQGALETGVAIAGRDADFSWFRYVIPAGKVVRDDFPTGAHEFMPVNPGDTFPITQSEIYLVFRLVSDSFEAVPLAARCSPETREMTEDPQTTVQDRVMTTLSDRSGYFLLTSQKSGWTPGYYRCGLFAGEQTSAYSYVDEVRFRIVEPHRP; translated from the coding sequence ATGATGGCATCATTTGAAAGGCAAGACTCTGTCGGTCAACCGCGATCCCGTCACGGCGTTGTAGTGGTATCCCTCGCATTGCTCATGGTGGCTTTGACCATCGGTGTCGAGGCCGAAGAAAGGCCCGAGCTATCGGTGGAACGCCTTACTGAAGAGGTCAGGGTTGCCTGGGATAATGGGGCAGTGACCGCTGGGCTCGAGCTGCTCGAGCAAGGTATTCAGGATTATCCCGATGCATCTGCGTTGCACAAATTGCGCGGAGATATTCTGTCCACGGTTCGAGACCCCAACGAGGCGGTTCAGGCCTATGATCGGGCTCTTGCGGCCGAACCCATGGCGGTCGATGTCCACTGGGCGAAGTGGGGCCTGCTGGTACGTTGGGGGAGAATGCAGGAAGCCATTGCTGAGTTGCAACGCATCGCACGAATTGAGGCCACGAATCCACTCATCCACTGGCGATTGGCACTTGAACTGCGGAAGATGGATCGATTGGAGGAATCACTGGAATCCTACAAGCGGGCCGTTGAACTGATGCCGGATTTGTTGGGGTGGCGGTTGGCCCTCGCTCGCGCCAGGTTTGACGTATTGGATTATGTCGGCGCGGATGCGGATTTACAGTATGTATTACAGCATGTGACACCGGGTTCCCCGCTAGAACTTCCAGCCAAGAACCAACTCGCCCAACTCTATGAATCGATGGACCGGGGGAGACGCTTCAAACGGGTGCTCACGCCTGATGCCACGGCAGATCAGCTGAAGGAATGGGCCTCGCTTCGGTCTGATGCGTGGAAGTTGTTCGAGGCCGGGCGCTACAACCAAGTCGAACCGGTATACCGCAAGTTGTTGGATCTCAATCCCAGTGATCCTGTTGCGACCTATCAGTTGGGACTGACCTTGATGCAATTGGATCGGTGTGAAGAGGCGGTCGATGTATTTGGGAACATGTCGAATCTCAATCCGAAAGAGGACGACTACGCAGATACGCTCTATCGGATGGGGCAGTGCTATGTCGAGCTGGAGCGGTGGGAAGAAGCCTTCATGCATTTTCAGATTTTGTATGACGCGGCCGTCGAATTTGAAGAAGCCAACAGGGGAATTGCGTTTCCGGCGGGGACCCGTGTGTTGGCAAAGGACAAAATTGCCCGGTGGCTCGACAAGGTAACGCCTCATGTTCCTGAACTGGTGAAACTGAAAGAAGAAGAGGCGAAAAGAGAGAAGGAATTGAAAGCGCGTGGTTCCCCTGTGTCGGAAGAGGCCTTCTATGCGAAGGTGCTCGAAAAGATGAAGCCGCAGGGGGCACTGGAGACCGGAGTTGCGATCGCTGGTCGCGATGCAGACTTTAGCTGGTTTCGCTATGTAATTCCAGCAGGCAAAGTGGTGCGTGATGACTTTCCCACCGGGGCTCACGAGTTCATGCCGGTGAATCCGGGAGATACGTTTCCGATCACGCAATCAGAAATCTATCTGGTGTTCAGACTTGTGTCTGATTCATTCGAGGCTGTTCCGCTCGCCGCGCGCTGTTCGCCGGAAACGCGCGAGATGACCGAAGACCCACAGACAACCGTTCAAGATCGAGTCATGACCACTTTGAGTGATCGCTCAGGCTATTTTCTCCTCACCTCTCAAAAATCCGGTTGGACACCAGGGTATTACCGTTGTGGCCTCTTCGCTGGGGAACAAACCTCCGCCTATTCATATGTGGACGAAGTCAGGTTTCGGATCGTTGAACCGCACCGACCCTGA
- a CDS encoding 2-oxoisovalerate dehydrogenase, protein MNELIFVVEEAPEGGFIAHAPGQSIFTESDTLAELPEKVRDAVRCHFEERMSPKVIRLHHVREEVIAV, encoded by the coding sequence ATGAATGAACTGATCTTCGTTGTCGAAGAAGCCCCCGAGGGCGGCTTTATTGCGCACGCACCCGGTCAATCAATCTTTACTGAATCCGATACCCTCGCTGAGCTACCCGAAAAGGTCAGAGACGCAGTCCGCTGTCACTTTGAGGAAAGGATGAGCCCAAAGGTTATTCGCCTTCACCATGTCCGCGAAGAAGTCATCGCGGTATGA
- a CDS encoding Eco57I restriction-modification methylase domain-containing protein has translation MADNQFNPSISTQGIQLPLIAPLRRPLPITAIEPKGVVYTKRWVVELLLDLSGYTQDKNLVDSLAIEPAAGDGAFLGPMIERLVKSCQKLGRSLSECQNSLLAYELDEKSAARARAVIQELLKDHGAKSPLAKRLADAWVVNGDYLLDVETRQADFIIGNPPYVRLEDIPEETASVYRSAYPTMRGRADLYVAFFEAALRELKTGGVCAFICADRWMRNQYGAELRQLISSAYSVEILLSMHHANAFDDDVDAYPAITVIRYTTQRSTIVASADQDAEHVQPGRLATTLQTTSQAILPTASIEPS, from the coding sequence GTGGCAGATAACCAGTTCAATCCATCAATTTCAACACAAGGTATACAGCTTCCACTGATTGCGCCCCTACGACGCCCACTTCCAATTACAGCAATTGAGCCGAAAGGCGTCGTGTACACAAAACGATGGGTTGTTGAACTACTACTCGATTTGAGCGGCTACACCCAGGATAAGAATCTGGTGGACAGCCTGGCAATCGAACCAGCGGCTGGAGATGGCGCGTTTCTTGGTCCCATGATTGAGCGCCTAGTGAAATCGTGTCAGAAACTCGGTCGATCGTTATCGGAGTGCCAAAACTCCCTACTCGCATATGAGCTGGATGAGAAGAGTGCGGCTCGTGCGCGTGCTGTCATCCAAGAACTCCTCAAGGATCATGGGGCGAAGAGCCCCCTGGCGAAGAGACTGGCCGACGCGTGGGTAGTAAACGGGGATTACCTTTTGGATGTCGAGACGAGACAAGCCGATTTCATTATTGGCAATCCTCCGTACGTACGTCTTGAGGATATTCCAGAAGAGACCGCCTCCGTCTACCGAAGTGCGTATCCCACGATGCGCGGGCGAGCAGACCTTTATGTGGCATTCTTTGAAGCCGCACTTCGGGAATTGAAAACGGGCGGGGTATGCGCCTTTATCTGCGCTGATCGATGGATGCGTAACCAATATGGAGCCGAACTACGCCAACTTATAAGTTCGGCGTACAGCGTTGAAATACTCCTGAGCATGCACCATGCCAATGCGTTCGATGATGACGTAGATGCCTATCCTGCAATCACGGTGATCCGATACACAACACAACGGTCAACTATTGTGGCAAGTGCCGATCAGGATGCCGAACACGTTCAGCCAGGACGATTGGCCACAACGCTCCAGACAACCAGTCAAGCCATCCTCCCCACGGCATCCATCGAGCCGTCGTAG
- a CDS encoding restriction endonuclease: MNIDKRLQAAVQSYWDARRKNKEKQVKSGKIDAGTRGEVTGGTQMGALEVLVSDILCEAGLEKVDIRTRTALELPGYFRATKKWDLIVVSNGALVLAMEFKSQAGKSIGNNVNNRSEGAVGSAKDIWTAFREGRFGQAPPPFLGYLFLFEDRDNVKISVANKEPYFQVDPEFRGEAHSKNTTALRQYKGVSYSKRYELLCRRLVLERLYTSACFMMATNSPKTKITQPAEDLNFRRFVAALRGHVVTFLGSRAR, translated from the coding sequence TTGAACATTGACAAGAGATTGCAAGCCGCCGTCCAGAGCTACTGGGATGCCCGCAGGAAAAATAAAGAGAAGCAGGTTAAGTCAGGCAAAATTGATGCCGGAACCAGAGGTGAGGTCACAGGAGGCACTCAGATGGGTGCCCTGGAGGTCTTGGTTTCTGACATCTTATGCGAAGCCGGATTGGAAAAGGTCGATATCCGCACAAGGACCGCGCTTGAGCTACCAGGGTATTTCAGGGCCACAAAAAAGTGGGATCTCATCGTCGTCTCCAACGGTGCATTGGTCTTGGCGATGGAGTTTAAGTCTCAAGCCGGTAAATCGATCGGCAACAATGTGAACAATCGTTCGGAAGGAGCAGTAGGCAGTGCCAAAGATATTTGGACAGCTTTCCGGGAAGGCCGCTTTGGTCAAGCGCCTCCTCCATTCCTCGGCTATCTGTTCCTCTTTGAAGATCGTGACAATGTCAAAATTTCTGTTGCCAACAAGGAACCATACTTCCAGGTAGACCCTGAATTCCGTGGAGAAGCACATTCCAAGAATACAACAGCCCTCCGACAATACAAGGGAGTCTCCTACAGCAAGCGCTACGAGTTACTTTGTCGCCGCTTGGTGCTGGAGCGGCTCTACACCTCAGCCTGTTTCATGATGGCCACGAACTCACCGAAGACAAAAATCACACAGCCGGCTGAAGACCTCAACTTTCGACGCTTCGTGGCTGCCTTACGAGGCCACGTCGTCACCTTCTTGGGGAGCCGTGCAAGATAG
- a CDS encoding zeta toxin family protein: MADCESGRPTSSTPSLHHIAGPNGSGKTTFAKEFLLREEGVIHFVNADLIASGLSPLRPELAARQAGRLVLQELTRLAGARKSFAFESTLSGKTYLHLLQSWKATGYTIRIVFLSLSSSKLALQRVATRVEQGGHNVPRSDVIRRFHRSWRNFCTLYRPLADTWSVYENSGDAPRLLEEGP, translated from the coding sequence CTGGCTGATTGTGAAAGTGGGCGACCGACCAGCTCGACACCCTCGTTGCATCATATTGCCGGGCCCAACGGCTCGGGGAAGACTACGTTCGCGAAAGAATTCCTACTTCGCGAGGAGGGCGTCATCCATTTCGTAAATGCCGACCTCATTGCCAGTGGGCTTTCGCCTCTCCGGCCAGAACTGGCCGCGCGGCAAGCCGGTCGTCTTGTCCTCCAGGAACTCACTCGTTTGGCCGGCGCGCGGAAGAGTTTTGCATTTGAAAGCACATTGAGCGGAAAAACCTACCTTCATCTGTTGCAGAGCTGGAAGGCAACAGGGTATACGATCAGAATTGTTTTTCTTTCACTGTCATCATCCAAACTTGCGCTACAACGCGTCGCTACCAGGGTTGAGCAAGGTGGACATAATGTCCCACGTAGCGATGTGATACGACGTTTCCATCGAAGCTGGAGGAATTTTTGTACGCTCTATCGACCACTGGCAGATACCTGGTCGGTCTACGAGAATTCTGGCGACGCTCCTCGCCTACTTGAGGAAGGCCCATGA
- the bioB gene encoding biotin synthase BioB, which produces MSHMPLADKALNDEPLTRAECRSVLETPNDDLLALLHAAFQVRSKYFGRTVRLQMLQNAKSGACQEDCHYCSQSSISTAPIERYNLLPQKQMIEGARQAAASKAQRYCIVISGRSPLDREIDEIAGAVRSIKQDVPIQICCSLGLMSESQAKRLKAAGVDRVNHNLNTSEAFHASICTTHTFQDRLATIKNARAAGLEICSGGIVGMGESDEDLIELATALQDIKPDSIPLNMLTPVSGTPLGQADNLTPQRCLKVLCLFRFLHPRTEIRIAGGREHNLRSLQPLALYPADSVFVNGYLTTPGAPAPEVWGMIEDLGFTIEVDYQQPVAG; this is translated from the coding sequence ATGAGCCACATGCCGTTAGCAGACAAAGCGCTGAACGACGAACCTCTTACCAGGGCAGAATGCCGATCTGTCTTGGAGACACCGAATGATGATCTCCTCGCGTTGTTACACGCAGCCTTTCAAGTCCGATCCAAATACTTCGGTCGTACGGTCCGTCTGCAGATGCTCCAAAACGCAAAAAGCGGGGCCTGCCAAGAAGACTGCCACTACTGTTCGCAGTCGTCGATTTCAACGGCACCGATCGAACGATACAACCTCCTCCCACAGAAGCAGATGATCGAGGGCGCCCGGCAAGCTGCTGCCTCCAAAGCTCAGCGCTATTGCATCGTCATCAGCGGGCGCAGCCCCTTGGATCGGGAAATCGATGAAATCGCTGGTGCTGTACGATCCATCAAACAGGACGTGCCGATTCAAATCTGCTGTTCCCTCGGCCTGATGAGCGAATCCCAAGCCAAGCGGCTCAAAGCCGCCGGTGTCGACCGTGTGAATCACAATTTGAACACCAGCGAAGCCTTTCATGCCTCTATCTGCACGACCCATACGTTTCAAGACCGGCTGGCGACAATCAAGAACGCGCGTGCGGCAGGGCTAGAAATTTGCTCCGGGGGCATCGTTGGCATGGGTGAGTCAGACGAAGACCTGATCGAGCTGGCCACGGCCTTGCAAGACATCAAACCGGACTCCATCCCCTTGAACATGCTCACCCCAGTCTCCGGCACCCCATTGGGACAGGCCGACAACCTCACGCCTCAGCGCTGTCTCAAAGTGCTCTGCCTCTTCCGATTCCTTCATCCTCGGACAGAAATTCGAATTGCGGGTGGCCGAGAGCATAATCTGCGCAGCCTCCAGCCCCTGGCGCTGTATCCGGCAGACTCCGTCTTCGTGAATGGCTACCTGACGACCCCAGGCGCACCGGCCCCCGAAGTCTGGGGCATGATCGAGGACCTCGGCTTTACCATCGAAGTGGATTATCAGCAGCCTGTCGCTGGCTGA
- a CDS encoding tetratricopeptide repeat protein → MFKLLISIFLISAGLFIYSYFRELNPGFVVIHTSPGTEFELSPVTLMLISMAFGAVLATFAVGLQQTAHLILNWRSSRLVRRKEKVDSLHRDGTHAFMSKRTSEAITLFEKALAIDPNRVDSLLWLGNVYRSEHNFPEAVRLHQHAHRVEDRNIEVLLELAKDLEEAKRYEEALQTLQKILKIEPDNLTALIRRRDLNIRMERWGEALEIQHRLVKANLPATDKQPEAARLVGCMYEVGRQLLERGHPDKARRYFRGAIKKDRSFLPAYIGLGEILLHEGKTKDAVEILKKVYSRTRSVIILHRLEELFLDQGEPSEIIRVYQDALQQSPQDPVLQFYLGKLYYRLEMVDEAFDLLSTIEGPQDHLLDYHKIMANLYLRKQHFEDAIVALKKALSFKKRVVVPYICTQCQQEAVEWTGRCRRCAKWNTLTALPWLEATRVEAPPEGEPSSVPSVPYGGIASPFETV, encoded by the coding sequence ATGTTCAAACTCCTGATCAGCATTTTCCTCATCAGCGCGGGGCTGTTCATCTACAGTTACTTCCGTGAACTCAACCCAGGGTTTGTCGTCATTCATACAAGCCCAGGCACCGAGTTTGAACTGAGCCCGGTGACCCTTATGCTGATTTCCATGGCATTCGGAGCCGTCCTCGCCACCTTCGCCGTCGGCCTCCAACAGACCGCGCACCTCATCCTGAACTGGCGGAGCAGCCGTCTGGTTCGTCGAAAAGAGAAGGTCGACTCGCTGCATCGAGACGGAACTCATGCGTTCATGTCGAAGCGGACCTCGGAGGCGATCACCTTATTTGAAAAGGCGCTCGCCATCGATCCGAATCGCGTCGATTCACTCCTCTGGTTGGGAAACGTCTATCGCTCCGAGCACAATTTCCCCGAGGCTGTTCGACTCCATCAACACGCACACCGGGTAGAAGATCGAAACATCGAGGTCTTACTGGAACTTGCCAAGGATTTGGAAGAAGCCAAACGATACGAAGAAGCCCTCCAGACGCTTCAGAAGATTCTCAAGATCGAGCCGGATAACTTGACGGCATTGATCCGTAGACGCGATCTCAATATCAGGATGGAGCGCTGGGGCGAGGCGCTTGAGATTCAGCATCGCTTGGTCAAAGCCAATCTTCCCGCCACCGACAAGCAGCCGGAAGCGGCGCGGTTGGTTGGATGCATGTATGAAGTGGGACGGCAACTACTCGAACGTGGACACCCCGATAAAGCTCGTCGGTACTTCAGAGGCGCCATCAAAAAGGACCGTAGTTTTCTTCCTGCCTACATCGGGTTGGGTGAAATTCTGCTCCATGAAGGGAAAACCAAAGACGCCGTCGAAATCTTGAAAAAAGTCTACTCCCGAACGCGAAGTGTCATCATTCTGCACCGACTGGAAGAGCTGTTTTTGGATCAAGGCGAACCGAGCGAAATCATCCGCGTCTATCAGGACGCCTTGCAACAGAGTCCACAGGATCCCGTCCTGCAATTCTATCTCGGCAAGCTCTATTACCGCCTGGAAATGGTGGATGAAGCCTTCGACCTGCTTTCGACGATTGAGGGCCCGCAAGATCACCTGTTGGATTACCACAAGATCATGGCCAACCTCTATTTGCGCAAGCAACATTTCGAAGACGCCATTGTGGCCTTGAAAAAGGCGCTGAGTTTCAAAAAACGGGTCGTGGTTCCCTATATCTGCACCCAATGTCAACAGGAAGCCGTCGAATGGACGGGCCGATGCCGCCGTTGCGCCAAGTGGAATACACTCACCGCCCTCCCCTGGCTTGAGGCGACCCGGGTCGAAGCACCTCCGGAAGGCGAACCCTCGTCCGTTCCATCCGTCCCCTATGGGGGCATTGCTTCTCCGTTTGAAACCGTGTAG
- the rsfS gene encoding ribosome silencing factor yields the protein MLDKKALDVQVLHVAPLTSIADYLVIGSAESDRQTRAVADSIVDELSRVGQRPLSVEGTSSGQWVLIDFGDVVAHVMRQDSRAHYALERLWSDAQRVPVPDESSAVITPPKRRLVRKANPQKTV from the coding sequence ATGCTCGATAAAAAGGCCTTGGATGTACAAGTCCTCCACGTTGCCCCGCTTACGTCGATCGCTGATTACTTGGTTATTGGGTCGGCAGAATCCGACAGACAGACCCGCGCCGTTGCCGACTCCATTGTCGACGAACTCTCTCGTGTAGGTCAACGACCACTGAGCGTCGAAGGAACCTCCTCCGGCCAATGGGTCCTGATCGACTTTGGCGATGTCGTTGCCCACGTCATGAGACAAGATTCTCGTGCGCACTATGCGCTTGAGCGTCTGTGGAGCGACGCGCAACGAGTTCCTGTTCCTGACGAATCGTCGGCCGTCATCACCCCACCCAAACGACGCCTCGTCCGGAAAGCGAACCCGCAAAAGACGGTGTAG